A genome region from Fusarium musae strain F31 chromosome 5, whole genome shotgun sequence includes the following:
- a CDS encoding hypothetical protein (CAZy:AA7), with protein sequence MTATSLFSQLKAHLANTQAKIYSSDAEGYKQVEQCFVEKPVQTLGVIRPQSSDEVALIVQFCLEHGVEFSVRGGGHDCASRTLVDGALVIDMRDIKHVVISEDKKSARVGGGILSGDLARTLVKQGLSTPTGTVASVGYTGWATLGGYGPLTSHHGQGVDQIIGANIINARGEVQDANEELLVGIRGGGGSLGVIVELTIKVYPINKILSSMIIYDSTDLASALNSYTQHYERLLASGQLPVYLQLQPMIAQMPGQPVSLMVIATWHGEDKDQGRTWIKNIAGAATCVMENTQEITLAEMLENNEKLVTWPSYGRVYTLNCKTLTKKAIDILAKHCVNAPGGSLIFSYHTLLSGQEPEQKSVFGTRARHHMFEIYAILADKDMAEERVQWAAKVKAELQAEDADNILEGSYISLGSHEDADVKKIYGKHYETLAALKRKYDPENVFKHSVPRLMLAEEGDEIVEA encoded by the exons ATGACTGCAACGTCTCTGTTTTCGCAGCTCAAGGCTCACCTGGCCAACACGCAAGCCAAGATCTACTCATCTGATGCAGAAGGCTACAAGCAAGTCGAACAATGTTTTGTTGAAAAACCGGTTCAGACTCTTGGTGTAATCAGACCTCAGAGCAGCGATGAAGTTGCTTTAATAGTGCAGTTCTGCTTGGAGCACGGCGTCGAGTTCAGCGTGCGAGGCGGAGGCCACGACTGCGCCAGTCGAACATTGGTCGACGGGGCGCTCGTGATTGACATGCGAGATATCAAGCACGTTGTCATTTctgaagacaagaaaagCGCAAGAGTTGGCGGAGGTATTCTTAGTGGTGATTTGGCCAGGACCTTGGTGAAACAAGGTTTGAGTACGCCTAC TGGTACTGTCGCGAGTGTAGGATATACTGGATGGGCGACTCTCGGAGGCTACGGTCCGCTGACATCGCATCATGGTCAGGGTGTCGATCAGATCATTGGAGCAAATATCATCAATGCTCGTGGAGAAGTCCAGGATGCTAATGAAGAACTGCTTGTCGGCATTCGAGGTGGCGGCGGCTCACTCGGTGTAATCGTTGAGCTTACTATCAAAGTCTACCCAATCAACAAG ATCCTCTCGTCTATGATCATCTACGACTCAACCGACCTAGCCTCAGCTCTAAACTCCTACACCCAGCACTACGAAAGGCTTCTCGCATCAGGCCAACTCCCGGTGTATCTACAACTGCAACCGATGATCGCCCAAATGCCAGGTCAACCCGTCAGTCTCATGGTCATCGCGACATGGCACGGCGAAGACAAAGACCAAGGCCGAACTTGGATAAAGAACATAGCTGGAGCAGCAACTTGCGTAATGGAGAATACACAGGAGATTACACTTGCGGAAATGCTTGAGAACAATGAGAAATTGGTCACCTGGCCTTCATACGGCCGAGTCTACACTCTCAACTGTAAGACTCTAACCAAGAAGGCGATTGATATCCTAGCAAAGCACTGCGTCAATGCACCAGGCGGAAGTCTGATCTTCTCATATCATACGCTCCTCTCAGGACAAGAGCCTGAACAAAAGTCCGTTTTCGGTACAAGAGCTCGTCATCATATGTTTGAGATCTACGCCATTCTTGCAGATAAAGATATGGCAGAGGAGCGGGTCCAGTGGGCTGCTaaggtcaaggctgagcttCAGGCAGAAGATGCGGATAATATCCTGGAGGGGTCGTATATATCGCTTGGTTCTCATGAGGACgctgatgtcaagaagatcTATGGGAAGCATTATGAGACACTGGCGGCTTTGAAGAGGAAGTATGATCCTGAGAATGTGTTTAAGCATAGCGTTCCGAGACTGATGCTTGCTGAAGAGGGGGATGAGATTGTTGAGGCCTGA
- a CDS encoding hypothetical protein (EggNog:ENOG41) translates to MTLRVGIIGAGIGGLSVAVALRRTGAQVEVFERSNFKDEIGAAITITPNGMRVLQHFGFDPKTACGVQNKQMRMVHPQTLEDLVVENFSQVEDDYGATFMFFHRVDLHTALKEMALSSDERYPGPPVVIHNGHSVTSLDCEKAKIVLDNGEIFEKDLIIVADGVRTKLIDQISQKDVSLEDIGYSFYRCLIPFSEINKNPDLEAIFKNQDPGFWVPFDLSTATFLVTYPCRDGKMLNVAFRHKTKAENEHAVDWNTDTNVQDITAMVGGFNPLVAKLFSLSASVSVHKLFRREPLETYTRGRAVIIGDAAHPIQPTHAQGAVLAIEEAAALEALFKDMQNPEKVEERLSLYNDILKRRIHVTQLLSDAQPGISSVLRKRAEDIWGEGIFPPEAMNFTKPIRDFFYAWDVMEEAENVLARAA, encoded by the exons ATGACTTTGAGGGTTGGAATTATTGGCGCGGGCATCGGTGGCTTGAGCGTCGCTGTCGCTCTTCGACGAACAGGCGCACAAGTTGAG GTCTTTGAGAGATCCAACTTCAAAGACGAAATCGGCgccgccatcaccatcaccccAAATGGAATGCGCGTCCTTCAACACTTCGGCTTTGATCCCAAGACGGCGTGCGGTGTGCAAAATAAGCAAATGCGTATGGTACATCCGCAGAcccttgaggatcttgtcgtCGAGAACTTTAGTCAGGTTGAAGATGACTATGGTGCAACATTCATGTTCTTTCATCGAGTAGATCTTCATACTGCGCTGAAAGAAATGGCTTTGTCGAGTGATGAACGGTATCCAGGTCCCCCGGTGGTGATTCATAATGGACATTCTGTTACGAGCCTTGATTGTgagaaagccaagattgTGTTGGACAACGGAGAGATTTTTGAGAAAGATCTTATTATTGTTGCTGACGGCGTTCGA ACTAAACTTATCGACCAAATCTCCCAAAAGGACGTCTCTCTCGAAGATATCGGCTACTCATTCTATCGCTGTCTAATCCCCTTCTCCGAAATAAACAAAAACCCCGACCTCGAagccatcttcaagaaccaAGATCCAGGTTTCTGGGTCCCCTTCGATCTATCTACAGCAACGTTCCTCGTCACGTATCCCTGCCGCGATGGAAAGATGCTCAACGTTGCGTTTCGTCACAAGACTAAAGCGGAGAATGAGCATGCAGTTGATTGGAACACTGACACAAATGTTCAAGACATCACTGCCATGGTCGGGGGGTTTAATCCGCTGGTGGCTAAGCTGTTTAGCTTATCAGCGAGTGTTTCTGTTCATAAGCTGTTTCGAAGGGAGCCACTTGAGACGTATACTCGCGGGAGAGCGGTGATAATTGGTGATGCTGCACATCCAATTCAGCCAACTCATG CACAAGGCGCAGTTCTTGCgattgaagaagcagcagcgCTCGAAGCTCTATTCAAAGACATGCAGAACCCAGAAAAGGTCGAGGAACGTCTTAGCTTATACAATGATATTTTGAAGCGTCGCATCCATGTTACTCAACTGCTTTCTGATGCGCAACCCGGAATATCCAGTGTGCTACGAAAGCGAGCTGAAGATATCTGGGGAGAAGGCATCTTTCCTCCTGAAGCGATGAACTTTACGAAGCCGATTCGGGACTTCTTTTATGCTTGGGATGTCATGGAAGAGGCGGAGAATGTTTTGGCACGTGCGGCATAG